A window of Microcoleus sp. FACHB-68 genomic DNA:
TTGGGGGTTCCTCAATCTCTCAATGTTCAATTTTAAGAATTCGGCAAATAGCCAGCGAAATCCTAACCGCTTGTCTCTCTCCGGCCTGTTGTATGCTTTTAAAGCTTACTGTTAGCGTCTTTTCTGATTCTGTAGCATCAGGCCGGCTAAAGATAATAAGAATGTTAAAAAAAAGATACCGAAAACCATTGGATCAAAATGGCCATTCGTAGCGGGTGCCAAAGCTCCGTGTTCTGGCATTGCATCAGCAGGAATCTGGTTCATTTATACAAGCTTGCTAAAGTTTTACTGCTTGATGAAAAAATTTTAAACTTCAATTCTGTTATTTGTCCTCCGTGTGAACAGGCGGACAAATGACCTGTTAACGATGAGAAAGGTTTTCTTGTGCTTACCAATTTTTTTTCTATCGCACACCCGATATCTACTGATTTGTCAATAAATTATTGGTCATTGGGGCTATTGCTGTTTCAGGTGCCGGCGGTAGCGATTTTGCTGTCGCGTCTGATTAAAGGGCCAACCCGCAAGCCGCCAATTGAACCGCAACCGGCAACCCTAGATTTGTTGGGTAAGGTGAGTGTGGTTGTGCCGACGCTGAATGAGGCAGAACGAATTGGCCCTTGTTTAGCCGGCTTGACTCGCCAGAGTTACGAAGTTCGGGAAATGATTGTGGTAGACAGCCGATCCCAGGATGGGACAGCAGAATTGGTGAAGGCTGCCGGTGAGAAAGATCCCCGATTTCGGGTCATTACAGATGATCCGCTGCCTGCCGGCTGGGTGGGGCGTCCGTGGGCGTTGCATACCGGCTTTTACCACACTTCAGATGGCAGCGAATGGTTTTTAGGAATGGATGCCGATACCCAGCCGAGTCCGGGTTTGGTTGCCGGTTTAGTCGCAACGGCTGAGGCAGAGGGTTACGATCTGGTGTCTCTGTCGCCGCAATTTATTCTGAAATATCCAGGGGAATTGTGGTTGCAGCCGGCACTTTTACTCACCCTTGTCTACCGATTTGGCCCAACCGGCACCGGCGCAGATACGGCAGAACGAGTGATGGCAAACGGTCAGTGTTTTCTGTGCCGACGGTCTGTTTTAAAGCAGCTAGATGGCTACAGCAGCGCCCGTAGTTCGTTTTGTGATGATGTCACCTTAGCCAGAAACATCGCCGCTAAAGGCTTTAAAGTGGGCTTCTGGGATGGGGCGAAGGTGTTGAAGGTGCGGATGTATGAAGGGGCGGCGGAAACTTGGCGAGAGTGGGGAAGATCGCTTGATCTCAAAGATGCTTCTTCATCGGGTCAGATTTGGGGCGATTTATGGCTGCTGCTAGCGATTCAAGGTTTACCTCTGCCGATTTTACTGGGCTACCTGTTTCTATCTCCCCCGCTTGCTCTTGCCCCCTCTCTGCTGCTTTCTCTGCTGGGATTAAATCTATTTTTGCTGGCAATTCGGTTTGCTTTAAACTTTGCAATTGCCCCATCTTATGATCGCTCACAAGCAACTGCCGGCTGGATGTTTTGGTTGTCTCCGTTGGCAGATCCTTTAGCTGTCGTGCGAATTTTTCTTTCGGCCATTCAAAGACCCACTCAATGGCGCGGGCGAAAATATGAGTAACCCTGATATCTTGCACTTCTAAGGGTACGTGCCGATATAGGGGTGGGTTTTGACGCTAAAATCCTGCTGATTTTCTTGACTTACCCGCCCCTCTCTCAATTTTTTGTTGAGCTTAAAAGATGCTTGAAATTCTTAAAGATATTCCGATTGTTTACCTGGGTTTAATTGGCAGCCTGTTTGCCGGCTTAGCAACGGGAATCGGGGCCATTCCTATTTTTTTGATTCCTAATATAACCAAAAGAATTCAAGGAATGATGATGGGGTTTGGGGCTGGAGTAATGCTGGCTGCAACCTCATTTTCACTGATTATTCCGGCAATAGAAGCGGCTTCAGATAACACCGGCAATCGAGTTTGGGCTGCAACAATTGTGGTAATAGGGATACTTTTAGGCGGTATTTTTTTATTATATAGCAATCAATATCTTCCCCACGAACACTTTTTTAAAGGGCAAGAAGGAACTGATACCAATAATTTAAAGAGAGTTTGGCTGTTTGTGATTGCAATTGCGATTCATAACTTTCCCGAAGGATTAGCCGTGGGTGTGGGATTTGCTGGAGGGCAGATTGCCAATGGCATTGCCTTAGCCACCGGCATCGGGTTGCAAAACTTACCAGAAGGGCTTGTCGTCGCTTTAGCCTTGCTGGGAGAAAAATATTCTAAACGGGATGCCTTCTTAATTGCGCTGTTTACCGGCTTAGTTGAACCCATCGGCGGCGTGATTGGGGCGGGAGTGGTTTCTCTCGCCCAATTTTTTATGCCTTGGGCGATGGCGTTTGCTGCCGGCGCGATGCTATTTGTGATTAGCGATGAAATTATCCCCGAATCTCACCAGTTAGGCTTTGAAAAAGAAGCAACCTTTGGGGTGATGATCGGGTTTGTGGTGATGATGTTTTTAGATGTCACCTTGGGGAGTAGCTAAAAGCTTTCTGAGGGTGGGCATCAGGGATGAGGGGCATAGGGCAAGGCTTCGCCAACCTAAAGGTATGGGCATCGTTAATAAATAGTAGAGAATACTCTGCGACTGTTCCTTAGCCCCTAGTCCCTAGTCCCTAACCCCTCTCTTAGTCCACGCGTTCCAGCTGCCAGAGGATTTGGTTGCCCTCGCGCCGCACTCGTGAGACGATCCAGTTTCGCCATACCCAGTTGTCTCCGCGACTGGTAACGGCGCTGGCGTTGACATCCATTAAGTCGGCAAGTTCGGAACTGGTGATGAGGTAGCGTTTTTCAGCGATTTCATCGGCGATCCTTAGGGTTTCTACTA
This region includes:
- the cruG gene encoding 2'-O-glycosyltransferase CruG: MAHPISTDLSINYWSLGLLLFQVPAVAILLSRLIKGPTRKPPIEPQPATLDLLGKVSVVVPTLNEAERIGPCLAGLTRQSYEVREMIVVDSRSQDGTAELVKAAGEKDPRFRVITDDPLPAGWVGRPWALHTGFYHTSDGSEWFLGMDADTQPSPGLVAGLVATAEAEGYDLVSLSPQFILKYPGELWLQPALLLTLVYRFGPTGTGADTAERVMANGQCFLCRRSVLKQLDGYSSARSSFCDDVTLARNIAAKGFKVGFWDGAKVLKVRMYEGAAETWREWGRSLDLKDASSSGQIWGDLWLLLAIQGLPLPILLGYLFLSPPLALAPSLLLSLLGLNLFLLAIRFALNFAIAPSYDRSQATAGWMFWLSPLADPLAVVRIFLSAIQRPTQWRGRKYE
- a CDS encoding ZIP family metal transporter, which codes for MLEILKDIPIVYLGLIGSLFAGLATGIGAIPIFLIPNITKRIQGMMMGFGAGVMLAATSFSLIIPAIEAASDNTGNRVWAATIVVIGILLGGIFLLYSNQYLPHEHFFKGQEGTDTNNLKRVWLFVIAIAIHNFPEGLAVGVGFAGGQIANGIALATGIGLQNLPEGLVVALALLGEKYSKRDAFLIALFTGLVEPIGGVIGAGVVSLAQFFMPWAMAFAAGAMLFVISDEIIPESHQLGFEKEATFGVMIGFVVMMFLDVTLGSS